TCGTCGTCGGCCCACCGGTCGGCAAGGTCGGGATGACCGGGGTCGTCGTCGTCTTCGTCGGCTTGGTCTTGGTCGGGGTGTTCGTCGGGGTATTGGTCGGCGTGTTCGGGGGCGGGGTGCTGGGCGGAGGCGTGCTCGGCGGCGGAGTAGTCGGCGGCGTGGTCGGCGGGGTGCTCGGGGGTGGGGTGTACGTCGGAGTCGACGTGTCCTTGATTGTGTCCTCGCTCGGTTCCGGGAACTCCGCGTCGGGCACGCCGTCGAGGGCCGGCTTCATGAACGCCAGCCAGGTCTTCAGTGGCCAGTTCCCGCCGAAGAACGCCTTGTCGTCGGAGTACGGGTCGAGGTCCGACTCACCGGTCTTCCCGGCTCTGTACACCACGGCTGTGGACAGTTCTGGGGTATACCCGGTCCACCACGAGGTCAGCGTCGCCGAGCCCTCCTTGCAGCCGTCACACGCCTTGTTCTCCGCACGGTCCTCGACCGCCACACCACCCGCGGTACCCGTCTTGCCGGCCACCGCACGGTCCAGATCCTTGGCGCCAGTTCCGGTGCCCTTCGTGACCACGTCCTGCAGGACGTAGTTCACGGTCCGCGCGATGTTCTGGTCGAAAGCCTGCTTCTTCTGCTTGTCCAGGCTCTTCTCGCTCCACAGCACCTTGCCGTCCGGGCCCTTGACCTCCTTGATGACGTGCAGCGGGGCATACACGCCGTCCGCCGCGAACGTCGCGTAGGCCTCCGCCATGTCGACCGCGGATGCATACGGATCCGGACCGAGCACGGTAGACGGATTGTGCCGGCCGGTTTCGAGGGCCTTCGTCTTCGGGATGCCGGCGGCCTCGGCGGCGTCGACGAGCTTGTTCGGACCGTCGTCCATCTGGTTGTCGACCAAGTCGTAGAAGGCGGTGTTGATCGACTGCTCGGTGGCCTTCAGGAGGGTGACGTCGCCGTAGTCGCGGTTGAACTCGTTGCCGAGTTTCTGGCCCTGGATCTTGATCGGGCTGTCACCTTGGAAGATGTCGTAGATGCTCTTGCCGTCCTTCAGCGCCGCGGCCAGCGCGAAGGGCTTGAACCCCGATCCTGGTCGTGCCTTCGTGGTCGCCCAGTTCAGCTGACTCTTCAGGTAGTCCGGCCCGCCGTACATCGCCAGCAGCGCCCCGGTGCCCGGCTGCACCGTGGCCATCCCGACATGGAGGTTGTCGCGTTTGTCCGGCAGCTCCTGCTGGGCCGCGACGATCATCTTCTTCTGCTGGCTGTAGTTGAAGGTGGTCGTGACCTTGAGACCGCCGCCGCTGATCTGATCCTCGGTGAAGCCGCGTTGCAGCAGTTCCTTGCGGGCCATGTCCAGCAGGTAGCCCTTCGGACCCTGGTAGCGGCTGTTCTTCTCCTTCGGATCGAGCGCCGGCAACTTGTTGGCGTACTTCGCTTCCTGGGCCGGGGTGATCGTCCCCATCTGCTGCATGCCGTCCAGCACGTACTGGTACCTGTTGATGATCCGCTTCTTGGTCCGCGGATCGTCGTCGTCGACGTCGAACAGACTTGGGTTGTTCAGAACAGTCGCCAACAGCGCCGTCTGCGGGACCGTCAGCTTCCGCGGATCCGGCTGCTTGAAGTAGGCGTCGCCTGCGGCGGAGATGCCGTAGGCCCCCTCACCGAAGTAGATCGTGTTGAGATAGCCCTCGAGGGTCTTGCTCTTGTCCTGCTGCCGGCCGAGCTTGGTCGCGATGAAAAGTTCCTGGAGCTTCCGGGAGACGGTCCGCTCCTGGGTCAGGTACATGACCTTCACGTACTGCTGGGTGATCGTGGAGCCACCTTGCAGTTGCTCGCCCTGCGCGATGTTCCAGGCCGCGCGCACCATGCCCTGCGGCGAGATGCCAGGGTTTGTCCAGAATGTGCGGTCCTCGGCCGCGATCACCGAGTCCTGGACGTGCTTCGGGATCTGGGCCAGTGGCACCGTGTGCCGGTTCTGCTCGAAGAAGGAGCCGAGCGGCTGACCGCCGTCGGAGTAGCTCACCGTGGTCGTGTTGGTGGCGAACTCCTTGTTCGGGTCCGGGATCTTGGTCGTCTGGTAGACGACGAAGAAGGCCGCGACCGAAGCGATGATGCCAAGGAAGAGAAGTGCGGCGAGCCAGCCGAGCACCCGGAGCGCCCAGTGCTTCTTGCGCCGGGGCGGCGGGGCGGCCTTCCTACGAGCTTCACTCACTGTGCAATCCTCGACGATCTCGCTGAAGTCATTGCCCCACAGACTACGGTGGGTGTGGTAACAGGCCCGAATCCGCTCCGGATGCTAGCAAGCCGGTCCAGCCGGGCCCAAAGTCGGTGAAAACGGTTACCCCGTGACGTGCGGTGCGAGCAATGTCACGGCGATCAGCGCGGCCGGGAAACAGGCCAGGAACATCGTGAACGTGTAGCCCATGATGTCGCGCGCCTTGAGGCCGAGGATGGCGAGCGTCGGCAGCATCCAGAACGGTTGCAGCAGGTTCGCGCTCGCCTCGCCGAGGTCGTACACGACGACCATCCAGCCCGCGTCGACCTTCAGTTCGTTGGCGGCCTGCAGCACGTACGGCGCCTCGATCACCCACTTGCTGCCGCCGCTCGGGACGAAGATGCCGAGGATGCACGAGTAGATCGCGACCAGCGGCGGGAACAGGAACTGGTTGCTCGCCTGCACCAACCAGCCGGCCAGCCGCGCGGAGATCCCGGTGTAGGCGATCATCCCGAAAATCCCGCCGTACAAGGGGAACTGGAGGAGTACGCCGGCTGCCGCGGGCGCACCGTCGCGCACCGCACGCGCCATCCGCCATGGCCGCCAGTGCAGGAGCATCGCGAGTAGGAACAGGATCAGGTTGACCGTATTGAGGTCGAGCGCGTTGAAGAAGCTCTTTCCGCTGAAGTAGCGGACCAAGTAGATCGCGCCGAGCAGGACGATCAGCAGACTGAACAACGGCGAGTGCTCGAGCCAGTCACCCGGCCTGCGCTTCTCGGTCTCGTCCCGCTGGCCGTTGTACGGCGACCCGCGGCCGATGAGCGGTTTGAGTTCGATCCCGATCTGCTCCGCGGTCCGCGCGTTGCCCTCTCCCGGCGCGATGAACCACGCCATCCCGACGCCGACGGCGTACACGATCAACGTCGCGACGAGCGCCTGCCAAGTGAAGATCGTGTCGCTGAGCGGGATGAGGCCGCTGGCATGACCGCCGGCCTTGATCACCTCCTGCACCGGCGCCGGACTGCTGCTCGCACTCGCCACCTGCAGCGCCGCCGAACCGGACAGCCCCTGCGCCCACACGGTCCCGAGTCCGAGGAACGCCATCGCACCGAGCGCGCGGTAGTCCGCCTTCGGCACGTTCCGCGCCACCTCCCGCGCCAGGATCGCCGCGAAGATCAGGCTGAACGCCCAGTTCAGGTACGACGCCAGCATCGCGACCGCGGCGACGAAAGCGACCGCGCTCCGCGGACTCCTCGGGATCCGCGCCAGCCGGGTGATCAAGCGCGCGATCGGTCCGCTCGTGGCGACGGCGTACCCGCCGATGATGATCATCGCCATCTGCAGGGTGAACGTGATCAGCGACCAGAACCCGATGCCCCAGGCATCGATCATTCCGAAGCCCTTGGTCGCGGCCGGGTCGTCGGGGCGCTTCAGCAGCGGCTCACCGGTGACGAGCCCGAACAACAGCACCACGAACGTGCCGACCAGGACGAACCCGAATGCGTCCGGCAACCACTTCTCGGTGAAAGCGGTGAACCGCAGCGCCAGCCGGGCGAGTGCACCCTCGGCTTCCACGTCGGACTTGGCGTGCTTCCCATGACTGTCGGTCATTACCGTCCGCTCCCGGGCTACGACGCTGAGTGTCATTCGATTAACGCAGATCGGCGTCTGACGTAACAGGATTCCTGGGCGTGCCGCTCGGCGAAGGTGACAAAGGTCGGGTTTGTCAAGAGTTGTCCACAGCCACCGGCTCTGCTTACAGTGGCGGCACGATGTATCGAACCGATACATCACGTCATGACAAACTAGACCGAGGGAGGTGGCTCATGGGAAACCGCAGTGGGGTCCTGGAGCTCGCCGTACTCGGTCTGCTGCACGAAGCGCCGATGCACGGTTACGAGCTCCGCAAGCGCGTCAACGCCCAGTTCGGCTGGGGACGCGTGCTGTCGTTCGGTTCGCTGTACCCGTGTCTGAAGGCGATGCTCCGCAACGGGCTGATCACGTCCGACCCCGGAACGCCGGAGTCGGGTCGCAGGCCCAAGATCGTGTACACGATCACCGCCGACGGCAAGGACTACTTCGCGCAGGCGATGCACGAAGCCGGCCCGTCGGCCTGGGAGGACGACACGTTCGGCGTCCGCTTCTCGTTCTTCGGCCGGACCGATCCGGCCACCCGGTTGCGCATCCTCGAGGGCCGCAGGGCCCGGATGGAGGAGCGACTGGCCAACTTCCGGGCGGCGATGAGCCGGACGGCGGAGCGGGTCGACGCCTACACCCTCGAGCTGCAACGGCACGGCCTGGAGTCGGCCGAGCGCGAGGTCCGCTGGCTGAACGAGCTGATCGACGGCGAGCGGCGGCAACAGCGGCCCCCTGACCAGCACCACCCGCCTACCCAAGGAGATTCCAGATGACCTCGATTCGCGTAGCGATCGTCGGCGTCGGCAACTGCGCAAGCTCGCTCGTCCAGGGCGTGCACTACTACCGTGACGCGAAGCCCGATGAGCGCGTCCCCGGTCTGATGCACGTCCAGTTCGGCGACTACCACGTCCGGGACGTGGAGTTCGTGGCCGCGTTCGACGTCGACGGCAAGAAGGTCGGCCTGGACCTCGCCGACGCGATCGGCGCCAGCGAGAACAACACGATCAAGATCTGCGACGTGCCGCCGACCGGCGTCACGGTCCAGCGCGGTCACACCCTCGACGGCCTCGGCAAGTACTACCGCGAGACCATCACCGAGTCCGACGCCGACCCCGTCGACGTCGTTGCGACTCTGCGTGAGGCGCAGGTCGACGTGCTGGTCTGCTACCTGCCGGTGGGTTCGGAGCAGGCGGCCAAGTTCTACGCGCAGTGCGCGATCGACGCGGGTGTCGCGTTCGTGAACGCGCTGCCGGTGTTCATCGCCGGCACCAAGGAGTGGGCCGACAAGTTCACCGCGGCCGGGGTGCCGATCGTCGGCGACGACATCAAGTCGCAGATCGGTGCGACCATCACGCACCGGGTGCTGACCAAGCTGTTCGAGGACCGCGGCGTCACCGTGGACCGCACGTACCAGCTGAACGTCGGCGGCAACATGGACTTCAAGAACATGCTCGAGCGGGAGCGTCTGGAGTCCAAGAAGATCAGCAAGACCCAGTCCGTCACCTCGCAGCTGCGCGACGAGATCGACCCCCGCAACGTGCACATCGGCCCGTCCGACTACGTGGCCTGGCTGGACGACCGCAAGTGGGCGTTCATCCGGCTCGAGGGCCGCAACTTCGGCGACGTACCGCTGTCGCTGGAGTACAAGCTCGAGGTCTGGGACTCGCCGAACTCGGCCGGCATCATCATCGACGCGATCCGCGCCGTGAAGATCGCCAAGGACCGCGGCATCGGCGGCCCGATCCTGTCCGCGTCGTCGTACTTCATGAAGTCGCCGCCGGAGCAGTACGCCGACGACGTCTGCCGCGACCTCGTGGAGAAGTTCATCCGCGGCGAAGTCGAGCGCTGACCTAGGCAGTAAGAGCCGCCCCGACACCCCTCCCGGGTGTCGGGGCGGCGTGCCATCATGGCGCCGGATGACCGAGATCCGTGACTACCGCGACACCGACGCCGCCACCTGGCTGCGCTGCCGCCTGCTGAGCTTCTTCGGAACCGAGTACTACGACGACGTCGTGACGCAACGCCCGGTCTTCGACAACCCGGCGCACCGGCTCGTGGCCGTCGACAACGACACGGTGATCGGCCTGATCGACGTCGAGATCTTCCCGGATCGCGCCACCATCGACGTACTCGCGATACATCCCGATCACCAACGCCACGGCCTGGCCACACGGCTGCTGGAGGCGGTTCTTCCTCGGCTTCAGGGCGACGTACTGGATGCTTGGACGCGCGGGGATGCGCCGGCGAACGACTGGTATCAGCGGTCGGGGTTCACGGAGAACTACCGCTATCTCCATGTCTACAAGTCTTCGCAGGACGACGCCGCCGGCTTCGAGGCACCGGGCCAGTTGGTGACGGCTTTCATGCACGCGCCGATCTCCGAAGAGGCCTCCATGCGTGAGCGTTTCTCCCGCGTGCATGTCTGCCGCCAGTACGTCCGGAGGTTGTGAGCATGCCGCTGTACGTCGGTTGTGCGCAGTGGACTCACGCCGCGTGGCCGCAACCTTCGCGGGACAAGCTGCGCTCGTACGCCTCGTGGTGCAACGCAGTGGAGAGCAACACGACCTTCTACGCGACTCCGTCGCGGTCGGCCGTCGAGAACTGGGCCGCGCAGACGCCGCCCGACTTCCGGTTCGTGGTGAAGCTGCCGCAGGTCATCACTCATGAACGCCGCCTCAACAACGTCGACGCCGAACTCCGCAACTTCCTCGCCGCGATCGAGCCGCTCGGCCCGCGCAATCACGCGGTCTGGATCCAGCTCCCGGCCGCGTTCGCACCGACCGACCTCGGCGCCCTCGCCGCGTTCCTCCACCAGGCGCCGCGCGAACACCGGTACGCCGTGGAAGTCCGGCACCGCGACTTCTTCTACGATCCCCGCGCCGCTGGCAACCTCGAACGCGTGCTCGCGCGGGCGAACGCGGAGTGGATCCCGTTCGACACCGGCACGCTGTTCGCCCGCCGCCCGACCAGCCTCGCCGAGCGCGACGCCTGGATGAACAAGCCGCGCGTCGCCCGCCGCACCCGCGCGCTGACCGGCCATCCGATCGTCCGCTACATCGGTCGCGACTCCGTGGACGAGACCATCGCCGGCTGGTCCTACCTCGTCGAACTGGTCGTCACCTGGCTCTCCGAAGGCCGCTCGCCCACGATCTTCCTACACACCCCCGACAACACCGAGGCCCTCAACCTCGCCCGCCACTTCCACACAACCGTGGCGGCGGCCGTCCCCACGCTCCCCCCTCTCCCCGAGCCCCTCGAACCCGAGCCACCAACACTCTTCTAATCCCCCGCCCAACCGCACGCCCTATCTCCAGCCTCCACCGCACCGCACGCACCGCACGCACCGCACCGCACCGCACGCACCGCACCGCACGCACCGCACCGCACCGCACCGCACGCACCGCACCGCACCGCACGCACCGCACCGCACGCACCGCACCGCACCGCACGCGGCATGCACCGCCCGGTCCGCCCCACCGGCTGGCCCCGACCGCGCGCGACGAGGCTCCCGCACACGAGGGGATCTCCGGCTCTCCTGTCCAACGTGCGGGTGGTGATCAGCCCGAATCCGGAGTCGCGCGACAGGTAGTGGTGGGTCGGGACCTGGTATTGCCTGTCCCTGGTCACCAGCGTCTGTCCCCACCCCCCACCGCCGCCCCGCCGGTCAGGAAGGCGCCGGATCAGCCCAACCCACCCACACATGCAACACAAGAGCTGGATAACCAGCCGTCTGGCCAGAGGTGTGGCTGTTGCGTTGCAGGCATGCGGTCATGTGTCGCGGGCCGTGTGATGTGCAAGCTCGACAGGTAGAGCACCGGCGAGACGGTGTACGCAGGCGCGCGTTCACGCTCAGGTGCACTACCCGACCACCCGACACATCCTGTCGAGCTGCAGATCACAAGCGCCGGTTATCCACAGTTTCAAAGTGGGCTGCTGGATTGGGGGGTGATCTCCGTATGTTCTCCGCCGACTTCACGACTCGGGAGGACATCTCATGGAGCATTCGATCGGTACGCCGACCAACGCCACCCCGCACGCACAAGCTGAGCGGCAGGCACGCGCCGACTGGCTGATTGCCGAACTCGGCCGGCTCGCGGCGCAGGCCGAGGACCCGAACGATCGCGTACGGATTCGCCGCACCGCCGACTCACTCACCCGGCTCGCGACCGCGTTCCGCTCGTGACGACGACAGCGGTCGGGCCGCACCCGACCTCGGTCCTCGAACTGCTGGCGATGAGCGGGGAGACAGCTCGCGCGCTCGCCGGCGCGGGCCGCTCCGCCTGGAACGGTCACATCGTCGAGTCCTCCAGCACCATGCTCGGCCTCGCCCACTGGGACGGCACCCTCTACCTCGACCGCGAGTCGATCGTCGACCCACTCCGACACCTCTACGAACACGCGGGCGCGATACGTCCGACTCCGACGCTCATCGCCTACCGCGAGTCCCTGGCCACCCTGCTCCACGAGCATGCGCACTTCCTCGGCCCGGACGACGCCACCCAGGAAGCAGCCCGCGAAGCCTTCACGAAACTCGGTAGCCGGCAACTGGAGGAAGGCGTCACCGAAGCCTGGGCGCAGGACCACCTCGACGACTTCATCCACCGACTAGGCATCGACAAGGTTGCCCCTGGCATCGATTCCGTCCGCTCCGACGGGTACTACGCCGCCTTCGTCCCCGCCGTGCGCGAGATCACCACCGACCTGGACACCCGCAACGGCTTCCCGCCCGGCGAAACCCTCAGCGTCCTCAACCGCCAAACCGCCGCCGGCCAGTTCCCGGCCCTGCTCGACCTCGTCTACAACTCCACCCGTCTCCCCGACCTCGAACCGTCCGGCGCCGATACCCGATCCCGGCTGGAGTCGATCCTCCGCTCCGGACTCGCCCATCTGGAAACCTACGAACTCTCTCCCCCAGACATGGCCACCACCAACTCCCTGGACACCGCTCACCAACTCCTGGCCCACCTCCACCACGAAACGCACACCGCAGAAGCCACCTACGCCTTCACTCAGCCCGACCCCTGCGCGCTTCCACCTCCCACCCGCCGCATCCCGTCCCCTCACGAGGCAGCGCTCTCCGGCGTGGCTCCCCCAAGCCCCGCCTCAGCAGCCCGGCGATCAACTGCCGGCCCTTCATCCACAATCCACCTCCACCCCGCCCACACCCACAGATCGCCACCATCCGCGCAATCGCTGGAAAGACATGGGTAGCCGGCGCCGTGACCGGGTGACGCGCGTCGGGGAATTCTGTTTCACTGGCGTCCATGGGGCTGGACAGTCACATCGTCAGTGGACCAGTGGGGCCGCTGACGCAGATCTGGTCGGCGGAGTGCGACAGCCCGACCGCCTTCAGTTCGCTGGCATCGGTGACCGCAGGGATCGGATTCGCGCGGATCAGTGGGACCTGGGCCGTGCACCTCCGCGGTCCGGCGACGAAGGCAACGACCATGGTGTGTTCGGCGGACTCGGAGTACTTCGGCGCCGACTTCCGGATCGGCACGTATCTGCCCATGTTCCCGCCGGGGCGGTTGACGAACCTGCGTGACTCGGTGCTGCCTATGCTGCCGGACGGTCGCATCCTGCTGGACGGCCGCGCGTGGGAAATGCCGACGCCGCAGAACATCGACGTGTTCATCGATCGGCTCCGGAAGGAGGGACTGCTACGGGTCGACCCCATGATCGAAGAGATGCGGTATGGCGGCTCCCGTGCGATGCCGGCGCGGACGGCACAGAGCCGGTTCGTGCGAGCTGTCGGCCTGCCGCTTCGCACGCTGGAACTGATCGAACGCGCCAGGCGCGCTGTCCGGATGCTGCACGCGGGCCGGACGATCGCGGAAGTGGCGGTGGAGGCGGGGTACTACGACCAGCCCCATCTGACCCGATCACTTCGGCGGTTCATCGGACACACTCCCGCCGAGGTGTCCCGAGGCAGTGTGATCCTTGGGCTCTGAGGTGCGGCTGAAGGCACGCGTGGGTTCGCTGCGCTTCGGTACAAGACGGGCCCTGAGCCGGGCCGGTAGCTTCCGTCGCCATGAGGCTCATCGAATCGACGTACATCTCACTGGACGGCATGGTGACCGGCGATGCGTTCTGGGGCGCTCAGCAAGGTTTCCAGGGCGACGCTCACAACCAGCACGCCGGAGCGTTGCTGGAGAGCGCCGATGCGTTGCTGCTCGGCCGGCAGACGTACGACGTCTTCTCCGCGTCGTGGCCTGAGCGGTCCGGTGAACTGGCCGACCTGATCAACCCACTCCCGAAGTACGTGGCGTCGCGCACGCTGACCGAGGCGACCTGGAACACCGAGGTCCTGCCCGGCAACGCCGTCGAGGCGGTCGCCGAACTCAAGAAGTCCCGCGAGGGGACGCTGCTGAAGTACGGCACAGGTTCCTTCAGCCGCGCCCTGGTTGAAGCAGGCCTACTCGACGAACTCCGGCTCTGGGTCCATCCCTTCGTCGCCGGCTCCGGAGAAAGCCTCCTCGCGGGAATCTCGCCGACCCAACTGGCCCTCGCCGACGTGACGGATGTCGGCAACGGTGTCGTCATCCTCACCTACACCCCGAACCACTAACGGGCCGGTCCCGCGGTCAGAGGGTGGGTCGGTGGGACAAAAGCGGCATGGTGGCCGCTCGGGGTGAGGGTGTGCCCCAGGCGCTTGGGAAAGCGTGGAAGGAGCCAGCGTTCCTCGGTTCGCGCGGTCGGAAAGGCGCGGGCGATCTTGGTTTCGACGGCATCGAGATCACGCAGGCTGCGGAGCCAGAAGGTGACGGCCAGATTGGCGCGGTTGACCACCGAGCAGCACATCCGGGTCTCCGGCATCAGCGCGAGGCCGGCACCGACCATCTCCAGCTGATGATGCGGCACGCTGAACCACACCATCACCGACGCGTTGTAGCCGACGAGGTTGTGGGCGAAGTCGACCCGGGTGCGGGCCCAGGGCGCGTGCAGGATCTGACCGATCGCCCGCGTGAC
This Kribbella sp. NBC_00482 DNA region includes the following protein-coding sequences:
- a CDS encoding transglycosylase domain-containing protein; translated protein: MSEARRKAAPPPRRKKHWALRVLGWLAALLFLGIIASVAAFFVVYQTTKIPDPNKEFATNTTTVSYSDGGQPLGSFFEQNRHTVPLAQIPKHVQDSVIAAEDRTFWTNPGISPQGMVRAAWNIAQGEQLQGGSTITQQYVKVMYLTQERTVSRKLQELFIATKLGRQQDKSKTLEGYLNTIYFGEGAYGISAAGDAYFKQPDPRKLTVPQTALLATVLNNPSLFDVDDDDPRTKKRIINRYQYVLDGMQQMGTITPAQEAKYANKLPALDPKEKNSRYQGPKGYLLDMARKELLQRGFTEDQISGGGLKVTTTFNYSQQKKMIVAAQQELPDKRDNLHVGMATVQPGTGALLAMYGGPDYLKSQLNWATTKARPGSGFKPFALAAALKDGKSIYDIFQGDSPIKIQGQKLGNEFNRDYGDVTLLKATEQSINTAFYDLVDNQMDDGPNKLVDAAEAAGIPKTKALETGRHNPSTVLGPDPYASAVDMAEAYATFAADGVYAPLHVIKEVKGPDGKVLWSEKSLDKQKKQAFDQNIARTVNYVLQDVVTKGTGTGAKDLDRAVAGKTGTAGGVAVEDRAENKACDGCKEGSATLTSWWTGYTPELSTAVVYRAGKTGESDLDPYSDDKAFFGGNWPLKTWLAFMKPALDGVPDAEFPEPSEDTIKDTSTPTYTPPPSTPPTTPPTTPPPSTPPPSTPPPNTPTNTPTNTPTKTKPTKTTTTPVIPTLPTGGPTTKPTDTPRTPGGGQ
- a CDS encoding short-chain fatty acid transporter, coding for MTDSHGKHAKSDVEAEGALARLALRFTAFTEKWLPDAFGFVLVGTFVVLLFGLVTGEPLLKRPDDPAATKGFGMIDAWGIGFWSLITFTLQMAMIIIGGYAVATSGPIARLITRLARIPRSPRSAVAFVAAVAMLASYLNWAFSLIFAAILAREVARNVPKADYRALGAMAFLGLGTVWAQGLSGSAALQVASASSSPAPVQEVIKAGGHASGLIPLSDTIFTWQALVATLIVYAVGVGMAWFIAPGEGNARTAEQIGIELKPLIGRGSPYNGQRDETEKRRPGDWLEHSPLFSLLIVLLGAIYLVRYFSGKSFFNALDLNTVNLILFLLAMLLHWRPWRMARAVRDGAPAAAGVLLQFPLYGGIFGMIAYTGISARLAGWLVQASNQFLFPPLVAIYSCILGIFVPSGGSKWVIEAPYVLQAANELKVDAGWMVVVYDLGEASANLLQPFWMLPTLAILGLKARDIMGYTFTMFLACFPAALIAVTLLAPHVTG
- a CDS encoding PadR family transcriptional regulator, translating into MGNRSGVLELAVLGLLHEAPMHGYELRKRVNAQFGWGRVLSFGSLYPCLKAMLRNGLITSDPGTPESGRRPKIVYTITADGKDYFAQAMHEAGPSAWEDDTFGVRFSFFGRTDPATRLRILEGRRARMEERLANFRAAMSRTAERVDAYTLELQRHGLESAEREVRWLNELIDGERRQQRPPDQHHPPTQGDSR
- a CDS encoding inositol-3-phosphate synthase; translated protein: MTSIRVAIVGVGNCASSLVQGVHYYRDAKPDERVPGLMHVQFGDYHVRDVEFVAAFDVDGKKVGLDLADAIGASENNTIKICDVPPTGVTVQRGHTLDGLGKYYRETITESDADPVDVVATLREAQVDVLVCYLPVGSEQAAKFYAQCAIDAGVAFVNALPVFIAGTKEWADKFTAAGVPIVGDDIKSQIGATITHRVLTKLFEDRGVTVDRTYQLNVGGNMDFKNMLERERLESKKISKTQSVTSQLRDEIDPRNVHIGPSDYVAWLDDRKWAFIRLEGRNFGDVPLSLEYKLEVWDSPNSAGIIIDAIRAVKIAKDRGIGGPILSASSYFMKSPPEQYADDVCRDLVEKFIRGEVER
- a CDS encoding GNAT family N-acetyltransferase, which produces MTEIRDYRDTDAATWLRCRLLSFFGTEYYDDVVTQRPVFDNPAHRLVAVDNDTVIGLIDVEIFPDRATIDVLAIHPDHQRHGLATRLLEAVLPRLQGDVLDAWTRGDAPANDWYQRSGFTENYRYLHVYKSSQDDAAGFEAPGQLVTAFMHAPISEEASMRERFSRVHVCRQYVRRL
- a CDS encoding DUF72 domain-containing protein — protein: MPLYVGCAQWTHAAWPQPSRDKLRSYASWCNAVESNTTFYATPSRSAVENWAAQTPPDFRFVVKLPQVITHERRLNNVDAELRNFLAAIEPLGPRNHAVWIQLPAAFAPTDLGALAAFLHQAPREHRYAVEVRHRDFFYDPRAAGNLERVLARANAEWIPFDTGTLFARRPTSLAERDAWMNKPRVARRTRALTGHPIVRYIGRDSVDETIAGWSYLVELVVTWLSEGRSPTIFLHTPDNTEALNLARHFHTTVAAAVPTLPPLPEPLEPEPPTLF
- a CDS encoding helix-turn-helix domain-containing protein; protein product: MGLDSHIVSGPVGPLTQIWSAECDSPTAFSSLASVTAGIGFARISGTWAVHLRGPATKATTMVCSADSEYFGADFRIGTYLPMFPPGRLTNLRDSVLPMLPDGRILLDGRAWEMPTPQNIDVFIDRLRKEGLLRVDPMIEEMRYGGSRAMPARTAQSRFVRAVGLPLRTLELIERARRAVRMLHAGRTIAEVAVEAGYYDQPHLTRSLRRFIGHTPAEVSRGSVILGL
- a CDS encoding dihydrofolate reductase family protein, which encodes MRLIESTYISLDGMVTGDAFWGAQQGFQGDAHNQHAGALLESADALLLGRQTYDVFSASWPERSGELADLINPLPKYVASRTLTEATWNTEVLPGNAVEAVAELKKSREGTLLKYGTGSFSRALVEAGLLDELRLWVHPFVAGSGESLLAGISPTQLALADVTDVGNGVVILTYTPNH